The Yersinia intermedia genome window below encodes:
- the suhB gene encoding inositol-1-monophosphatase, with product MHPMLTIAIRAARKAGNLIAKNYETPDAVEASQKGTNDFVTNVDRDAERLIVEVIRKSYPKHTIIGEECGELVGEDDDVQWVIDPLDGTTNFIKRLPHFAVSIAVRIKGRTEVAVVYDPMRNELFTATRGQGAQLNGYRLRGTNAKDLDGTILATGFPFKVKQHAPAYLRVVGKLFEQCADFRRTGSAALDLAYVAAGRVDGFFEIGLKPWDFAGGELLVRESGGIVTDFAGGHNHFSSGNIVAGNPRIVKSIVQAMSDEISDALKR from the coding sequence ATGCATCCGATGCTGACTATCGCCATACGCGCTGCGCGTAAGGCCGGTAACCTGATTGCCAAAAATTATGAAACCCCAGACGCTGTCGAAGCGAGCCAGAAAGGGACTAACGACTTTGTTACTAATGTAGACCGTGATGCAGAACGCCTGATTGTCGAGGTTATCCGTAAATCTTACCCAAAACACACCATTATTGGTGAAGAATGCGGTGAGTTGGTTGGCGAAGACGATGATGTGCAATGGGTTATTGATCCACTGGATGGCACTACCAACTTCATCAAACGCCTCCCTCACTTCGCTGTATCTATCGCTGTTCGTATCAAAGGCCGTACCGAAGTTGCGGTGGTTTATGACCCAATGCGTAACGAACTGTTTACAGCCACCCGTGGTCAGGGCGCTCAATTAAATGGCTATCGTCTGCGTGGCACCAATGCGAAAGATTTAGACGGTACTATTCTGGCGACCGGTTTCCCATTCAAAGTAAAACAACATGCGCCGGCTTATCTGCGCGTTGTGGGTAAACTGTTTGAGCAGTGTGCAGACTTCCGTCGCACCGGTTCAGCGGCGCTGGATCTGGCTTATGTAGCCGCAGGCCGTGTTGACGGTTTCTTTGAGATTGGTCTGAAGCCATGGGATTTTGCTGGTGGCGAACTGTTGGTACGTGAGTCAGGCGGCATCGTGACTGACTTTGCTGGCGGTCATAACCATTTCAGTTCTGGCAATATCGTAGCCGGTAATCCACGAATTGTTAAATCTATCGTTCAAGCGATGAGCGATGAGATTAGTGATGCATTGAAACGTTAA
- the trmJ gene encoding tRNA (cytosine(32)/uridine(32)-2'-O)-methyltransferase TrmJ, protein MLHNIRIVLVETSHTGNMGSTARAMKTMGLTNLYLVNPLVKPDSQAIALSAGASDVIGNATIVDTLDEALAGCSLVVGTSARSRTLPWPMLEPRECGVRSAHEAEHAPVALVFGRERVGLTNDELQKCHYHVAIPANPEYSSLNLAMAVQILAYEVRVAFLDRQQATAPAIEEEEAPYPLVDDLERFYLHLEQVLSHTGFIRQAHPGQIMSKLRRLFTRARPEAQELNILRGMLTSIEKQDKYPQHDAGNSALDNKK, encoded by the coding sequence ATGCTACACAATATTCGTATCGTTTTGGTCGAGACCTCACACACCGGTAATATGGGCTCGACAGCCAGGGCTATGAAAACCATGGGATTAACCAATTTGTATCTGGTCAATCCTTTAGTCAAACCCGATTCTCAGGCGATTGCACTCTCCGCTGGTGCCAGCGATGTCATTGGTAATGCTACTATTGTCGATACTTTAGATGAAGCATTGGCTGGGTGTAGTCTGGTTGTCGGTACCAGTGCTCGTTCACGCACCTTACCTTGGCCAATGTTAGAGCCGCGTGAATGTGGTGTGCGTAGCGCCCACGAAGCAGAACATGCTCCGGTTGCCTTGGTATTTGGCCGCGAACGGGTGGGGCTAACAAATGATGAACTACAAAAGTGCCACTATCATGTGGCGATTCCGGCAAACCCCGAATACAGTTCATTGAATTTGGCAATGGCCGTGCAAATTTTAGCCTATGAAGTGCGGGTAGCATTCCTTGATCGCCAGCAGGCTACGGCACCGGCAATAGAAGAAGAGGAAGCCCCTTATCCTTTGGTGGATGATCTAGAGCGTTTTTATCTGCATCTGGAGCAGGTGTTATCCCATACTGGTTTTATCCGACAGGCTCATCCAGGCCAGATTATGAGTAAATTGCGCCGTCTGTTTACCCGTGCACGCCCAGAGGCTCAAGAGCTAAATATCTTGCGCGGTATGCTGACATCCATTGAAAAACAGGATAAATACCCACAGCATGATGCGGGTAATAGTGCGCTAGATAACAAAAAATAA
- the iscR gene encoding Fe-S cluster assembly transcriptional regulator IscR: MRLTSKGRYAVTAMLDVALHSQDGPVPLADISERQGISLSYLEQLFSRLRKNGLVASVRGPGGGYLLGKDASAIAVGAVITAVDESVDATRCQGKEGCQGGDRCLTHTLWRDLSERISSFLNNITLAELVNNQDILEVADRQNNDTRRTANGRPQETINVNLRA; the protein is encoded by the coding sequence ATGAGACTGACATCCAAAGGCCGTTATGCCGTGACCGCCATGCTTGATGTGGCATTACATTCCCAGGACGGGCCAGTTCCTCTGGCAGATATTTCTGAACGCCAAGGGATCTCATTATCCTATTTAGAACAACTGTTCTCACGGTTACGCAAAAATGGCTTAGTTGCCAGCGTTCGTGGTCCAGGTGGCGGTTACCTGCTGGGTAAAGATGCATCAGCAATCGCAGTAGGTGCAGTAATCACCGCTGTAGACGAATCTGTCGATGCTACCCGTTGTCAGGGTAAAGAAGGCTGTCAGGGCGGTGATCGTTGCCTGACTCACACCTTATGGCGTGATCTGAGTGAGCGCATCAGCAGCTTCCTCAACAATATCACGCTGGCAGAGCTGGTAAATAACCAAGATATCCTAGAGGTTGCGGATCGTCAGAATAACGATACGCGCCGTACGGCTAATGGCCGACCGCAAGAGACGATTAACGTTAATCTGCGCGCATAA
- a CDS encoding IscS subfamily cysteine desulfurase, translating to MKTPIYLDYAATTPVDPRVAEKMMQYLTLDGIFGNPASRSHKFGWQAEEAVDIARNDIAALVGADPREIVFTSGATESDNLAIKGAANFYQKKGKHIITCKTEHKAVLDTCRQLEREGFDVTYLAPQSNGIIDLKQLEAAMREDTILVSIMHVNNEIGVVQDIAEIGEMCRSRGIIFHVDATQSVGKLPIDLSKLKVDLMSFSAHKVYGPMGIGALFVRRKPRIRIEAQQHGGGHERGMRSGTLPVHQIAGMGEAYRIAKEEMESEAARLRALRLRLWNGLKDIEEVYLNGDLENGAPGILNISFNYVEGESLIMALKDLAVSSGSACTSASLEPSYVLRALGMNDELAHSSIRFSLGRFTTQEEIDYAIALVRKSIGRLRDLSPLWDMFKQGVDISSIEWSHH from the coding sequence ATAAAGACACCGATCTATCTGGATTATGCAGCAACTACCCCGGTAGACCCTCGTGTCGCTGAAAAAATGATGCAGTATCTGACTCTGGACGGTATTTTCGGTAATCCCGCCTCGCGTTCTCACAAGTTCGGCTGGCAGGCAGAAGAAGCTGTTGATATTGCACGTAATGATATTGCTGCTCTGGTAGGTGCTGACCCTCGCGAGATTGTCTTCACCTCCGGTGCAACTGAGTCTGATAACCTCGCAATAAAAGGTGCGGCTAATTTCTATCAAAAGAAAGGCAAGCACATCATCACCTGTAAAACCGAACATAAAGCGGTGTTGGATACCTGCCGTCAACTGGAGCGTGAAGGCTTCGACGTGACTTATCTGGCACCCCAGTCTAACGGTATTATCGACCTGAAACAGCTTGAAGCGGCCATGCGTGAAGACACTATTTTGGTCTCTATCATGCACGTGAATAATGAAATCGGTGTGGTGCAGGATATCGCTGAAATCGGCGAAATGTGCCGCAGTCGCGGGATCATTTTCCACGTCGATGCGACGCAAAGTGTCGGTAAATTACCAATTGATCTCAGCAAATTGAAAGTTGATTTGATGTCCTTCTCTGCCCATAAAGTTTATGGTCCGATGGGCATTGGCGCACTGTTTGTTCGCCGTAAACCACGCATTCGCATCGAAGCACAACAGCACGGTGGTGGTCATGAGCGTGGTATGCGTTCAGGCACCTTACCAGTCCATCAGATAGCCGGCATGGGTGAAGCTTACCGTATCGCCAAAGAAGAGATGGAAAGCGAAGCTGCGCGTCTGCGCGCATTGCGCCTGCGTTTGTGGAATGGTTTGAAAGATATCGAAGAAGTTTACCTGAATGGCGATTTAGAGAATGGCGCACCTGGCATTCTGAACATCAGCTTCAACTATGTTGAAGGTGAGTCGCTGATCATGGCGCTGAAAGATCTGGCTGTTTCATCGGGTTCAGCCTGTACCTCCGCGAGTTTGGAACCTTCTTATGTGTTGCGTGCGTTAGGGATGAACGACGAACTGGCTCACAGTTCAATTCGTTTCTCTCTGGGGCGTTTCACCACTCAAGAAGAGATCGACTACGCCATTGCGCTGGTGCGTAAATCCATTGGCCGTCTGCGTGACTTGTCCCCGTTGTGGGATATGTTCAAACAGGGCGTGGATATCAGCAGCATTGAATGGTCTCACCATTAA
- the iscU gene encoding Fe-S cluster assembly scaffold IscU, with protein sequence MAYSEKVIDHYENPRNVGSFDNADPTIGSGMVGAPACGDVMKLQIKVNEAGIIEDARFKTYGCGSAIASSSLVTEWMKGKSLDQAEAIKNTQIAEELELPPVKIHCSILAEDAIKAAIADYKSKHTAK encoded by the coding sequence ATGGCTTACAGCGAAAAAGTAATCGATCATTACGAAAATCCACGCAACGTCGGTTCATTCGACAACGCAGATCCTACTATTGGTAGTGGCATGGTTGGCGCACCCGCTTGTGGTGATGTCATGAAATTGCAGATCAAAGTCAACGAAGCCGGTATTATTGAAGATGCTCGTTTCAAGACTTATGGTTGCGGTTCAGCCATTGCTTCCAGCTCTCTGGTAACTGAATGGATGAAGGGTAAATCTCTCGATCAGGCTGAAGCGATCAAAAATACTCAGATCGCCGAAGAACTGGAGTTACCGCCAGTCAAAATTCACTGCTCGATTCTGGCAGAAGATGCCATTAAAGCAGCTATCGCCGACTACAAAAGCAAACATACTGCCAAGTAG
- the iscA gene encoding iron-sulfur cluster assembly protein IscA, translating into MSISISDSAAQRVSAFLNHRGKGLGLRLGVRTSGCSGMAYVLEFVDEMNDDDVIFEDKGVKVIIDGKSMVYLDGTELDFVKEGLNEGFKFNNPNVSSECGCGESFNV; encoded by the coding sequence ATGTCGATATCAATCAGCGACAGTGCTGCACAACGGGTCAGTGCCTTTTTAAATCACCGTGGTAAAGGCTTGGGTCTGCGCTTGGGCGTAAGAACATCGGGCTGCTCAGGTATGGCATATGTACTCGAATTTGTTGATGAAATGAACGACGATGACGTCATTTTTGAAGACAAAGGTGTGAAAGTGATCATCGACGGCAAAAGCATGGTCTATCTTGATGGCACCGAATTGGATTTCGTCAAGGAAGGGCTGAACGAAGGCTTTAAGTTTAACAATCCGAATGTCTCAAGTGAGTGCGGATGTGGTGAAAGCTTTAACGTCTGA
- the hscB gene encoding co-chaperone HscB — protein MDYFTLFGLPPRYLVDGNQLTTRYQELQRQFHPDRFANQPERERLASLQQAATINDAYQTLKHPLKRAEYMLSLQGFDLGNEQHTMRDTAFLMEQLELREELDEIERKPDAETQLAAFSSRLALMTQTRSQQMVEQLDKQQWELAADTVRKLRFLDKLQQQVEQLEERLFDDLSR, from the coding sequence ATGGATTACTTCACATTGTTCGGGCTGCCGCCTCGCTATCTGGTTGACGGCAACCAACTCACTACCCGCTATCAGGAATTACAACGTCAATTCCACCCTGACCGTTTTGCTAACCAGCCTGAACGCGAGCGTTTAGCCTCGTTGCAACAAGCCGCCACCATCAATGACGCTTACCAAACCCTCAAGCATCCGTTAAAACGTGCCGAGTATATGTTATCTTTGCAGGGTTTTGATTTAGGTAATGAACAGCACACCATGCGTGATACTGCGTTTTTGATGGAGCAGTTGGAACTGCGTGAAGAGCTTGATGAGATTGAGCGCAAACCCGATGCTGAAACACAGCTTGCTGCATTCAGTAGCCGCTTAGCGTTGATGACGCAAACGCGCAGTCAGCAAATGGTGGAACAACTGGATAAGCAACAGTGGGAGCTGGCGGCTGATACCGTGCGTAAATTGCGTTTCTTGGATAAGTTACAACAGCAGGTTGAACAACTTGAAGAGCGCCTGTTTGATGATTTATCTCGATAG
- the hscA gene encoding Fe-S protein assembly chaperone HscA has product MALLQISEPGLTAQPHQRRLAAGIDLGTTNSLVATVRSGKAQTLVDEQQRDLLPSVVHYQANSIDVGWNARNLAALDPVNTISSIKRMMGRSLVDIVQRYPNLPYQFQPSENGLPMIQTASGLVNPIQVSADILKVLSARAQAALSGDLDGVVITVPAYFDDAQRQGTKDAARLAGLHVLRLLNEPTAAAIAYGLDSGQEGVIAVYDLGGGTFDISILRLSRGVFEVLATGGDSALGGDDFDHLLADWLREQAGIDSRDDHGIQRQLLDAAIAAKIALSDAEVAEVSVAGWQGQITRGQFESLITALIKRTLMSCRRALKDAAVAPDEVLEVVMVGGSTRVPLVREQVGQFFGRTPLTSIDPDKVVAIGAAIQADILVGNKPDSDMLLLDVIPLSLGLETMGGLVEKVIPRNTTIPVARAQEFTTFKDGQSGMNIHVLQGERELVQDCRSLARFTLRGLPPLPAGGAHIRVTFQVDADGLLSVTAMEKSTGVEASIQVKPSYGLSDDEIANMIKDSMANAQSDVSARKLVEQQVEASRVLESLQGALAEDAALLSEQESTAIAQAMALLQQQMQGNDPHAIEAAIKALDTQTQDFAARRMDASIRRALAGHSVDEV; this is encoded by the coding sequence ATGGCCTTATTACAAATTAGTGAGCCTGGTTTAACTGCGCAGCCGCATCAACGTCGGCTGGCCGCAGGCATAGACTTAGGTACGACCAATTCATTGGTCGCCACCGTGCGTAGTGGTAAAGCGCAAACGCTGGTTGATGAGCAGCAGCGGGATCTTTTGCCCTCAGTGGTTCATTATCAAGCAAATAGTATTGATGTTGGTTGGAATGCCCGCAATCTGGCGGCATTGGACCCGGTCAATACCATCAGTTCAATTAAACGTATGATGGGCCGCTCTTTGGTGGATATCGTACAGCGCTATCCTAATCTGCCTTACCAATTCCAGCCCAGTGAAAATGGCTTGCCGATGATCCAGACTGCCAGCGGGTTGGTGAATCCGATCCAAGTGTCTGCGGATATTCTTAAAGTATTGTCTGCTCGCGCCCAGGCGGCACTGAGCGGTGATCTGGATGGTGTCGTGATCACCGTGCCGGCGTATTTTGATGATGCTCAGCGTCAGGGTACCAAAGATGCGGCACGTCTGGCGGGGCTACATGTATTACGTCTGCTTAATGAACCGACCGCAGCGGCCATTGCCTATGGCCTGGATTCAGGTCAGGAAGGGGTGATCGCCGTTTATGATCTTGGCGGTGGCACCTTTGATATCTCTATTCTGCGTTTGAGCCGTGGCGTGTTCGAAGTGTTAGCAACCGGTGGTGATTCTGCCCTGGGGGGTGATGACTTTGACCATCTATTAGCCGATTGGCTGCGTGAACAAGCAGGTATTGACTCCCGTGATGATCATGGCATTCAGCGGCAATTACTTGATGCAGCGATCGCGGCTAAAATCGCGTTGAGTGACGCTGAGGTTGCAGAGGTGTCCGTTGCTGGCTGGCAGGGGCAGATAACTCGTGGGCAGTTTGAATCGCTGATCACCGCGTTAATCAAACGCACATTAATGTCTTGTCGCCGTGCGTTGAAAGATGCCGCAGTGGCCCCTGATGAGGTGCTGGAAGTGGTGATGGTTGGTGGCTCAACCCGTGTGCCGCTGGTGCGTGAGCAAGTCGGGCAATTCTTTGGTCGCACGCCGCTCACCTCGATTGATCCCGATAAAGTTGTGGCAATCGGTGCCGCCATCCAGGCCGATATTTTAGTGGGTAATAAGCCCGATAGTGACATGCTGCTGCTTGACGTTATCCCGCTCTCATTGGGGCTGGAAACCATGGGTGGCCTGGTGGAGAAAGTTATTCCGCGCAATACCACCATTCCAGTGGCCCGTGCGCAGGAGTTCACCACCTTTAAAGATGGTCAGAGCGGGATGAACATCCATGTGCTGCAAGGCGAACGTGAATTGGTGCAAGATTGTCGTTCATTAGCCCGCTTTACCTTGCGTGGCCTACCGCCACTGCCCGCTGGTGGCGCGCATATTCGTGTTACTTTCCAGGTAGATGCTGACGGTTTATTGAGTGTCACTGCGATGGAGAAATCCACCGGTGTTGAGGCATCGATTCAGGTTAAGCCATCCTATGGGCTGTCTGATGATGAAATTGCCAATATGATTAAAGATTCGATGGCAAATGCGCAAAGTGATGTCAGTGCGCGTAAGTTAGTGGAGCAACAGGTCGAAGCATCCCGTGTGCTGGAGAGTTTACAAGGCGCATTGGCAGAAGACGCAGCATTACTCAGTGAGCAAGAGAGTACCGCTATCGCACAGGCGATGGCCTTATTACAGCAGCAGATGCAGGGCAACGACCCACACGCAATCGAAGCTGCGATCAAAGCGTTAGATACGCAAACGCAAGATTTTGCCGCGCGCCGGATGGATGCTTCCATTCGCCGAGCGTTGGCGGGTCATTCAGTGGATGAGGTTTAA
- the fdx gene encoding ISC system 2Fe-2S type ferredoxin, translating to MPKIVFLPHKDLCPDGAVLEATQGETILDVALRNGIDIEHACEKSCACTTCHCVVREGFDSLPESNELEDDMLDKAWGLEPESRLSCQARVTDEDLVVEIPRYTINHAREH from the coding sequence ATGCCCAAAATAGTATTTCTGCCCCATAAAGACCTTTGCCCGGATGGTGCAGTACTGGAAGCAACCCAAGGTGAGACTATACTCGACGTTGCCTTGCGCAATGGGATCGATATTGAGCATGCCTGTGAGAAATCCTGTGCCTGCACCACCTGTCACTGCGTGGTGCGTGAAGGGTTTGATTCCTTACCAGAAAGCAATGAGTTGGAAGATGATATGTTGGATAAAGCCTGGGGTCTGGAGCCGGAGAGCCGCCTGAGCTGCCAAGCCAGAGTGACCGACGAAGACTTGGTGGTTGAGATCCCGCGTTATACCATTAACCATGCTCGGGAACATTGA
- the iscX gene encoding Fe-S cluster assembly protein IscX, with the protein MSLTWQDTQEIGEALYDKFPDTDPKTVRFTDMHQWICSLDDFDDDPQKSNEKVLEAILLVWLDEFE; encoded by the coding sequence ATGAGCTTAACATGGCAAGATACCCAAGAAATCGGCGAAGCACTTTACGACAAATTCCCTGATACCGATCCGAAAACCGTGCGTTTTACCGATATGCATCAATGGATTTGCTCTTTGGACGATTTTGACGATGATCCGCAGAAATCGAATGAAAAAGTGCTAGAGGCCATTCTATTAGTGTGGTTGGATGAGTTTGAATAA
- the pepB gene encoding aminopeptidase PepB, with the protein MTTELMQVSLSHNPADARWGEKALLSSDAEGMTIHLTGNGKLGAIQRAARKIDGQGIKRIKLAGEGWGLEQSWAFWQGFRGPKGQRSVEWAELPENEKTELEQRIKIIDWVRDTINAPAEDLGPEQLAKNAIDLMCAVSCDAVSYRITKGEDLREQGYAGIYTVGRGSDRAPVLLALDYNPTGNPDAPVMACLVGKGITFDSGGYSLKQSAFMDSMKSDMGGAATVTGALALAAARGLKQRVKLYLCCADNMVSGNAFKLGDIIRYRNGKTVEIMNTDAEGRLVLADGLIDAAEQNAPLIIDAATLTGAAKTALGNDYHALFSFDDELAQALLNSAQSEHEPFWRLPLAEFHRSQLPSNFAELNNVAGAAYSAGASTAAAFLSHFVKNYQQGWLHIDCSATYRKSAVEQWSAGATGLGVRTIANLLLAKAKQ; encoded by the coding sequence ATGACAACAGAATTGATGCAAGTATCCCTGTCGCATAATCCGGCAGATGCCCGTTGGGGCGAGAAAGCGCTGTTGAGTAGCGATGCCGAGGGGATGACTATCCACCTGACGGGCAACGGTAAATTAGGTGCGATTCAACGTGCCGCGCGCAAAATAGATGGTCAGGGAATCAAACGCATAAAACTGGCCGGAGAGGGCTGGGGGCTGGAGCAAAGTTGGGCATTCTGGCAAGGGTTCCGTGGGCCAAAAGGTCAGCGTAGTGTGGAGTGGGCAGAACTGCCAGAGAACGAAAAAACTGAACTGGAACAACGCATAAAAATTATCGACTGGGTGCGCGACACGATCAACGCACCGGCGGAAGACTTAGGTCCAGAGCAATTGGCCAAAAATGCCATTGATTTGATGTGTGCCGTCTCGTGTGATGCGGTCAGTTACCGTATTACTAAAGGCGAAGATCTGCGTGAGCAGGGCTATGCTGGGATCTATACCGTGGGGCGTGGATCTGATCGTGCACCGGTATTGCTGGCATTGGATTATAACCCAACCGGTAATCCTGATGCGCCGGTAATGGCCTGTCTGGTAGGTAAAGGGATTACGTTTGATTCCGGCGGTTACAGCCTGAAGCAGAGCGCGTTCATGGACTCGATGAAATCTGATATGGGCGGTGCAGCCACCGTGACGGGTGCCTTGGCCTTGGCGGCGGCGCGTGGCTTGAAACAGCGCGTAAAGTTGTATCTGTGTTGTGCCGACAATATGGTTAGCGGTAATGCCTTTAAACTGGGTGATATTATCCGTTACCGCAATGGTAAAACTGTAGAAATCATGAATACCGATGCTGAAGGGCGTCTGGTACTGGCTGATGGCCTGATTGATGCCGCTGAACAAAACGCACCGCTGATTATAGATGCTGCCACTTTAACCGGCGCGGCCAAAACAGCATTGGGTAACGACTACCATGCACTGTTCAGCTTTGATGATGAACTGGCACAAGCGCTGCTGAACAGCGCGCAAAGTGAACATGAACCTTTCTGGCGTTTACCGCTGGCGGAATTCCATCGCAGCCAGTTACCGTCTAACTTTGCTGAATTGAATAATGTAGCGGGCGCGGCTTACAGTGCAGGTGCCAGCACTGCCGCTGCTTTCCTGTCGCATTTTGTGAAAAACTACCAACAAGGTTGGCTCCATATTGACTGCTCTGCTACTTACCGTAAAAGTGCAGTTGAACAATGGTCTGCCGGTGCTACAGGTTTAGGCGTTCGTACCATTGCTAATCTGTTGTTGGCGAAAGCTAAACAGTAA
- the sseB gene encoding enhanced serine sensitivity protein SseB: protein MSLLQPPADDHHDHHHHDEDQSLESLLKLAATESIYRTAFFRTLLDATVLVLVAGSEPGGEDSEMTFTAGNGVNILHWEKQDGESVIPFFTSIEVLQQALDIAEDQQIDSEKQPFIAMPVRVLFEMTQGAHLFLNPKSEHGKEFWPQEVAMLLENGGLAQPAEMSVDKESQILLGQPEEYPAVMVDALIKLFSQRKPVRRAFLALMHDKSVDEQPNLLIGLEVDASPEEIDQLIQEAGNVASDHAPDDRPVDFCLVNEKERGVSHYLMTHTQAFYQRRWGSWLRNVIPSTSH from the coding sequence ATGAGTTTGCTACAACCACCTGCCGATGATCACCACGATCACCATCACCATGATGAGGATCAGAGTCTGGAGTCGTTGTTAAAACTGGCGGCGACGGAGTCAATTTATCGTACTGCCTTTTTCCGCACACTATTGGATGCCACGGTGTTAGTGCTGGTGGCCGGCTCAGAACCGGGCGGTGAGGATAGCGAGATGACCTTCACTGCGGGCAATGGGGTGAATATTCTGCATTGGGAAAAGCAGGATGGTGAATCGGTCATTCCATTCTTTACCTCGATAGAAGTGTTGCAGCAGGCGCTGGATATCGCCGAAGATCAACAGATTGACAGTGAAAAACAGCCCTTTATTGCAATGCCAGTGCGAGTGTTATTTGAAATGACGCAGGGTGCGCACCTGTTCCTGAACCCGAAATCAGAACATGGTAAAGAGTTTTGGCCGCAGGAAGTGGCGATGCTATTGGAAAATGGCGGTTTAGCCCAACCGGCTGAAATGAGTGTGGATAAAGAGAGCCAAATCTTATTGGGCCAGCCGGAAGAGTATCCGGCGGTGATGGTTGATGCCCTGATCAAACTGTTCAGCCAGCGCAAACCGGTGCGGCGTGCTTTCCTGGCATTGATGCATGATAAAAGTGTGGATGAGCAGCCTAACTTACTGATTGGCTTGGAAGTAGATGCCTCGCCTGAGGAAATAGATCAACTGATTCAGGAAGCGGGCAATGTGGCCAGTGACCATGCACCAGATGATCGCCCGGTCGATTTCTGTCTGGTTAACGAGAAAGAGCGTGGGGTAAGCCACTATCTGATGACTCATACGCAGGCGTTTTATCAGCGCCGCTGGGGCAGTTGGCTGAGAAACGTTATTCCCTCGACCAGCCATTAA